Within Anolis sagrei isolate rAnoSag1 chromosome X, rAnoSag1.mat, whole genome shotgun sequence, the genomic segment GCTCTCATACAACACATTCAGATATAAATTATCCCTGTAAATACAGGAAAAATCCATCTCAAATCCATGACACTAGCCTCCAACAGTGAAAATGGCTTCCTGGTTTCCCCTCTGTTCTCTCTCATGTCAGAGGAATAAGCACCAAACGGAGGGAGGAGGGCCCCCAGCTAATCACTTCCTATGCAGCATCAGACATCAGCCACTTTGCAAAGGAGACTGTTGCCCAAAAAACAAGCTTAAAATGAGCActggtttctttttgttttgggACACAAGGCACAAAAAAGAAACGAAAAGCAGACATAACATCTGAACAATGAGCTTCACATGAGAAGAGAATATCTGACCTGTACCATCCTTAAATATCTTATAATGTTAAATAGagaatggaaacaaaacaaaaaatacagcaGCAACATAATGGTAAATCTGACATTAGAAACAGTGCGTCGACCCCTCCTGAGTTGTTCACTCCAACCATTTCAGAGACAGTTAACTTAAAATTCTCAACGGTTTTGCTTCACAGGAAAAGAAGTTTTCAGTGTCTGAAAAAAAGATTTAAGCCTTTGCTTGGTTTTCTTGGATTTCTGCTGGATAAACTTGCAAAGTTCCTAGGAATTCTGTCTTCATCCAAGAGAAGATACTTAATTATAGTTGTTCTATAATTTAGCCCACTGGTGTACCTTACATAAAAACtggccaggaaaaaaaatctagagTTTATATTTCGTCAACATTTTGTTGAGAGGAAGCCTCTACTTTCATCTTTTTGGAAGGCGGTGCTCCTTCAGAGTCCTTGaggtgagagaagaaagaaaagaggattaGCAAAAACTGCGTGAAATAAAATCAAATTTACTCTTGTATTCCAAGCATAGTACGGCATCACCAACTATGCTTCCTGAAGTTCCTCATCTTCATAGTTGCCCATGTATGCGGATTCAGAAATGGTAGCACATATTAACTGAACACAAGACAAAATGTACATATTTACTGCACATAACAAAATGAAACAGGACATTGGCTTTTATCAGTTCAGTTAAGATTGTGGTATTTGTAGTTCTTGGACTTTTTTTTAACCTTAGACTTGCAGAaagtataggttgcttacctgtaaccgcaTTTCTTTGAGTGTCCATCTGTGAAATGCCGCACATGTGGGTTCCCGCTGCGCATGCGCAGGGGAAACCCACATGTGTGCATTTCACAGATGACACAAAGAATAATTAATGAATTCCCAACTGAGATCAGACTACTTTAATTGCATGGCAGCAAGATAAACTAGTTTAATATTGATATTCCTCTCTCCCGTCATTCGAGAAACAGAAAGCACCACAAAAACCATCCTTTGGAGAGTGAGGACTGTCAAGACTATAATGTAATTCCCAAACCCAAAGGGGGAAAATAATGTGAGCAGTAGACAATGACAAGCAAATGGAATGTACTCAAAGTCATGTTGAAAATACACAGACTTCTCTCAACACTTAGGCATTTTGGTAGGATTTTAAGAGGAAGAAAACATACAGCCCTAACTTGTCATTGTTTTCTTCCCAAGATAGCACACTAATCATCTTCCTGGTTTGTTGGCACATTGCTTAATAGTTCTTTTAAGAATCTATTTCATTTATGTATCTCATTAATGTGTACTAGCAAATTACACATGTGTactgagattccacctgaacattaggaagaacttcctgactgtgggagctgttcggtagtggaactatctgccctggagtgtgatggaggctcattctttggagtttttaagaagaagctagatggccatctgtcaggtactttgaatgcaattttcctgcttcttggcagggggttggactggatggcccacgaggtctcttccaactctatgattctatgaaattaagaAGCACAGCAGCTCACTGGCAATACTTGGGTAAAAGTGATACTGCACAAAACACCTAAAATGTTTAAAAGTAATTCAACAACCAGTTCAGCTGGATTTAGATTCATATGGCCATGAAACTTTCTCTAATTTAAAATATAGGTTTTTTCCTCAGAGAAAATCCACACATCAAGCATCATGAGTTAGTTACCTGAGAGTTTTTAGATGCCTCTGTGGTTATGtcattctctgccaaaggctCAGTTTCCACTTTCTCTGAACTATTAATGGAGTTTTCCATTGAAGACTGAGAAGTTTGTTCATCCGAAGCATCTAGGGAGAAAATTGAGAAGGAGATTTGTTGTCAATATGTACATATCTGCAGAGAGAGCTTTCGCTAGAACTATCACCAGATTCAAACAATTTTCACAGATCAAATGAGCATCAATTAGCTCGTTCAAAATGCATACATTTTCATACATTGCAAAGAAAGATCAGTGCTGTCGTTCTTAGAAAACCTTATGGCTAAGTGGAATCTTGTGTCCTCTAAGGGGGAGAAAGGTCTCTGTTTGTTTAGAAAACAACCCTGCAGATGGCTGCATTACATGATTAAGGACTGCTTCCTAGTTGATTAAAATGGTTTTGAAATGCATTACTCTAATACAAGCTGCAGCCCTATTTTACCTCCAGCTGTAAGTGCCTGCAGATCTCTATCCCTAGCAGGGCAAAGGGCCAATAAACAGCAGACAAGAGGGATGCCCAGGAACATGGTAGACTCCAAGGCCCTCCTCCTGGCCACTAGAGGGAGGTACAGCCCCATGGAAATGTCAATGCCAAGCATTTGTAAGCCTTTCCAAGCCCTGTGATAAGACCCACATGGTGCAGCTAGTCCATAGCAAAGAGCCAATGAGAGATAATGGTGTCATCCCCGCCTTATATAGAAGGCAGCAACCTAACAATCCTAAACTACTTTCCCTCTCATGATGCCTAATATTAGAGGTTAGCTTAATTAGTGCCTTTTGGAATGATTGTCACGGTATCCGAAAACCACTAACTGTTCTTTAGAAATACACTGTTCAACAAAGTTTTCAATAACTGGATCTACCCAAGAATAAAACCTcttaaaccagcatttctcaagccTCTCTTACCACCTGTCAAATAAGTTTTTGAAATGCGTAATAGGGTTAAATGGCCTATGATTTGCATATGGGAAAAACAACAGTGTGGTGAATAAGACCCATGGAGAAAACTTAGGCTTTAAGTTGTGAATCAACAGAGTAGATAGTAACGCAGCCAATAGATAAGGAGAGTGGGTGAAGGTAACAATTTGAGAGGAAAAACAAGATATTCAGGCCTAAGTATGAGACAATGATGAGGCATCAGAAATCTCCCAGTCAGCTGAACATGTAGgacaggatggggggggggggggggggctggggggcaGCAGTAGAACACCAAACTGTCCAACAAGGCTATACAAAAGTATACAAAAAACTTTTAGAATGATCACCAGAAACAGAACAAGTTAAAGACTGTGTGATCAAATGgacagcaaatattggacacacaattaaattagaagaatgggaaaatctGGAACCAAAACCTAAAATATACATACTCCTATGActttaaagaaaattggtataaaatgatgTACCAATCGTATATAACACCACAAAAGCTAGCAAAAAAAACTGATTCAAATATCCAAGATAAGCCTTGGAAATGTGAAGATCATGCAGGAAtatttttccacatgtggtggacttgtaaaataGCAAAAAATTACTGGAAAGCAATACAAGAAAAATTCAGAAGATATTAGATATGAAAGTGCAATTgaaactggatttttaaaattaggAATTACAGATATGACCACTGATAAAAATACAGACAATTCAATTAGATAGTGACAGCAGCTAGAAGAATATACGCTCGAGAACGgaggaaaaaaaccctcaaaacttttatttatttatttattcaccacacttttatcccgcccttttcagcccaaaggcgactcaggacgGCGTACACACTGGCAACTATTCgatgccaaacacacataaatacatcatttaaaacaggttaaatcccataataaaattcatataaagacaatataaaactataaaaaatcaatgacttccaggtttaaatccatgtccatttgcatcgttaagcagttccatattcgttcacaatactgagtttatctggttacaatgaggttccaaaagcttgcttgaagagccaggtttttactcttttcccaaaggtcaggagggaggggactgatctaatatccctagggagttccacagctgaggggtcaccaataagaaggccctgtcccttgtccctgccaagcgcgcctgtaaggtaggcgggatagagagcagggcctccccagatgatcttaaattcctggaaggttcgtaaggggagacacgtttggataggtaagttggactggaaccgtttaggaccatttataggctaaaaccagcactttgaattgtgcccagtagcaaactgggagccagtggagctggcgaaACAGCAGAGTcatatgctccctgagcgctgctcccgttagtagcctggctgcctcttgctGGAGCATTTGGATGTCAAAAATAattgatataatgaatatggatagaTTAACTCCAAAAATGATCCAAAAATGCAAGTGGTTATAAAAAGACAACTGACTGGTCACCACAAAGAAACTATATGATTCAAGAAAAAATGAAACTGATAATAcaactacagggtgaggcaacataacttccttttttaaaatgcgcgccagtcggttgaagatgtagtggagccctagtggtctcgttcgagaggtgggagtataaagttttgtcctgacacagttcagtcgccatcatgtgttggaacagtgaggagcgtgcttttgccgttgaggcctacttttcgagcagatttggagtggccggcctgctctccagatttggccccttgtgattttttatctatggggttttttgaaatcccgtgtttatgtgaaccatccaaggaccctacaagatttgaagaccaacatccatgaagaaactgccaacataacgcctgctatgctggcaagagtcatgacaaatgccagaaatcggtttactcagtgtatggagaatgggggacgtcacctacctattttgatcttcaaaacgacgtaaaacaaaactttaggtatgagcctacattattaaaaaaatcctgattcatacaatgggttttattaagttttgaaaaaaggaagttatgttgcCTCACCCTGTAAATTAAATTGAAGAGGGAAGAACATAAATATAAAAGATTAAGAGAGGACAATGTAAACCATGGTGGATAAGATTGGAAGacaactttttctttttctttcttttgctattCTCCTACCCTTCCCCAGAGCCTTACTAAGCTCAGGTTGTcgttttctgtttattccttccttccttccttctttttctttctactttCACCTGCGGTAGTATTCCCTCAGCCTAACTCCACTTCCCCATATGCCCTATTTTTTATATTGTAAATATTAGAATTTCAAGTtcttaatcaataaaaattgtatttttttaaaaaagatacaaCAAGGCTAACTGAGAAAATATACACTGAAAATAGGAAAAGACCAAGGACAGAACCACcaacaaagagaggaaaagcaAAGCATCTCCCCTAGGAGAGCAAGGAGACAGGCAGAAGAGAACAAGTGAACCCAAAGTTACAATAAAAGCAACATGCAATTAAAACTAAGGACAAGAAAAAGAGAGGCAGACCTCAACTGGGAAGGATGTGTGGAGGAACGCCAAACACTGGCTCCAGTTCTCTCCCAGTGGGTCTGCTTGCCTTGAAAGAGCTTCCCGGGCTCAAGTGTATGAATTACCTTCTGAACCTGGCTCTTCTTTTGCATCTCCTTGAGTGTCATCGGACTTGGCCCCAGTGCCTTCAGCCTGCCCCGTTGAATTCTGCTCTGGAGCAGGACTCGAATTGCTGCTGTTCTCCTGCTTTATGGGCGAAACATCCGCTATTGAACTCTGGTTGCTATTGTCATCTGGAAAGAAGAGATGAGGAGCCTCATTTTTTCCACTGAGCCAGACCTttcatttacatatatatattgcagtactatataaaattaccttgCATTCCTGACATAGCTCACAATTCCATACTAAAGAGCAGTTTTGCACGGCAGAAATGTAAAAGACCATGAACCATTTTATAACTGGAGTGGTCTTTTGGCTAGAAATGCTCATTTCAGAGCCAATGGAAGTGTTCCTTACTGTGCATAGGGATGCCAATTTTCTTCAAAGGGGTATGTGAATGTTGgagaccctttccacacaggtgaataaaatcccacattatctgctttgaactagaataaatggcagtgtggactcagataacccagttatctgcagatattgtgggattttctgccgtgatattctgggttatatggctgtgtggaagggcccggacTCTCATAATCCAAACCTTCCCTTTCCCAAAGCCACActaaggggccttccacacagccctatattccaaaatatcagggcagaaaatcccacattatctgagtgtagactcagataagccaattcaaagcagatattgtgggattttctgccttgatattctgggttatagggctgtgtggaggggccccaAGGTTGCTTCCAAAAGAAAGGAACTACTGGGAGAGTACAGAATCATCTCCCCCACCTCCAATGATTTCAATGTTAAAATGGAGAACAGGAGACATTAATCAAGAACCGCACCTGCCTCCGTCACACTTCCTCCCATCTCCACATCAAATATTTATCATCCATTCACAGGCTTTTTCCAAGCTGTGTAAATGTCTTTGAGAGGCGGCCTGCACCTGATTCATTTTTAATGGAAGTGGAAGGGACATTCCAAAACTATGACAAGTCCAGACTGCCTAGTGCAGAACACCACTGACAGATACATATTTATACCGCAAAGAAAACAATGCCACGACAATGCCTTGTTCGTGTCATGTGCAGCTGTCCTTCAGCCTGGCATGGAGTGAAACAAAACCAACCAAGAAGTGGGGAGCACAATTCCATTCACCGAGGAAAGGAATACAACAAAGAAAGCCCCAGAAGTAGGCCATCCTACCATGGAACATCAAGCTCTCCATGTGTTCGGGGAAAGAGCTcccatttttacattttttacagtagtggctcccaacctttgctctccccccccccccccccgggcatctTTGAAATTCTGATTAGTGacatataattcttattattcaaaaagtgaACTCCTATTTATTCATGTGGAGGAAGCCTAAAAGTCCATTAACTTGATCTAAACAAAGTTCCAAAAAACATGAcatccatgaaagagaaaaaaacaaacaaataaatttgaGTAATCTTAAGTGTCCCACTTCATTGTGTCTATTTGGTGAGAAAATGTGAGAATCTCCTTTCACCTGATGATAATTTTCTTGCAACTGATAACCATTATTTTTTTTCATACAAAAATATTGACTTACCTATGAAAGTAATAATTGTGCTTTGGACTTTTTCACAGATTTCTTGCTACCatatataccaggggtcctcaaactaaggcctgcgggccggatacagccctccaaggtcatttacccggccctcgctcagggtcaacctaagtctgaaacgacttgaaagcacacaacaagaacaacaatcctatctcatcagccaaaatcaggcccacacttcccattgaaatactaatcactttatatttgttaaaattgttcttcattttaattattgtattgttttcatgtgttttttgaataggaattcattcatgttttttttttcaaattataatccggacctccaacagtttgagggactgtgacctggccctctgtttaaaaagtttgaggacccctgatatatactCAAGCATAAACCAAGTTTatcagccctttttaaggctgaaaaagcccccctcggcttatacttgagtcaaagttatttattattatactctgttattatttttatttttattacatttattgttttactctatactctatttttattattacatttattttactctattattgttattattacatcgattattttactctattatttttattatacttattattttactcttattattattattgaaaggatacataagcacatttatattgaaaaaggttagaatggtttaatcagagttggacagtcttatcttaaattacagttttatgtaaacattcaaaaacatttaacctactgatgcctcaattaatataattttattggtatatattcttatcttgaaatttaccagtagctgctgcatttctcacccttggcttatactcgagtcaatacattttcccagttttttgtggtaaaattaggtgactcggcttatatttgcgttagcttatactcgagttgGAACATTCTAAGGAATAAAGGGTAACTCACTTCACATAAGACTGAGATACACCTTTGTGGAGTTTGGATAATCTTTTCAGTGGTTGAAAGCTGGCTAATAAAAGACATCCCCTCATTAAGCGATTACGTTTGGAAAATTACAGGTTCCACTGGTAAGTAGCCATGGTAACATTTAATAATTAGTTTTAAGTATTAATCTAGTGATCAGATGCTTCTGGGGAGAAAACATAACATATTAAGGGGTTTCTAGGAACAATTTTAAGAGGGAACTGCATTTATACCAGCAATGCCAGTTTCGTACCATATTCTGATACAACCAAACATCAAAGGTACATAGAACAGCACCAAGTCACTTCTCAATCCATGTGGAAATCAACTGCAAAGATCTGAAGACTTGTTCTGTCACTTAGCTTTGTGTGACTTTGGCAAGACCTTCCTGCTGTACTCACCATGCATATCCATCATCCCAGGAGATGAGCTGTTTTCTGGAGTCGTAACCTCAGAACCACACTTTTCATCTTTGCCCTTTTTCTTGTTCTTGGTTTTctaaggaaagagaaaattaaaaacaccAGTTCATGGAAAGTCAGTGTGTGTCAGAAGATGGATTCCAACACCGGAAGCCATGTGCTAGCTCCTGATCCACAGTTACAAACCAATAATGTGTTCTATACCATCCTAAGTGCCACTCTGAATCTTGTTTCAGAGaggaaagtgaggtataaataaatacagcaataAATTTGTGCATTTTAACCAGAGAAAAGTATAATCCTCCATACATATAAATATCATCTGATACACTGTAatgtagctgctttgagtctcctgtggaGACAAAAAGCGGggtaaaaacataataaatataataatagtaataataataataataataataataatgtaaagctCCATTTAAAATATACTCTTTATCCTATGGTTTCATCTTTTCATAGGAAAACATTTCACTCAGACCCttgtgcactgccatataaaattcagatttatctgttttgaactggattatatggcagtgtagaaggggcctcagtgtttGATACTGGTTTACAAAGGGTTACTGATTGAAATGTAAAAATAGAAAGCTTGTTTTGGGTGTCTTTGCATTACACTAAGATTTAAtttatctgttttttaaaagaactgcTACTGATTTTTCTTCAAAAATCCCCAGAAGTTTATTACTATTTACACTTGTGGAGGCAGTGATCTGATAAAATGGAAACTGCAAATTGAATCAAACGTTATACAAGATGACAAGCCAAACCATTCTTCCCCAAACGCTCTTGGTGTGGCAGAGGATAAAGCGGCAAAGCAAATGATGATCACATCCATCGTGTGAAAAATCCATGAACGGAAAAGGATGCAGCATTTTCAATTAGAAGGTGACGTAATTGGTCTCCTAGGAGAAAGTGCCAGCTGCGCACTCTTCACAAACCCAGCACTTGCTGAGAGCCTGAAAAGCCAGATGCTGGAGAGGGGGCACACGGGAGGGGAGTGGGGCAGCTCAGAAAGGAGGGTATCAGGGTCAGGCCACATTCTCCCAATTCAGAGCAGATGGTTAGAGGACTGCCACAGACTCCAGAAGGCATCAGCCCCAATTTTAGGGATTTTTGTACCCAGAAGCATTTTGTTGTCTCAAGTGTAGACAGACGGGGAAAAACCATGCGGCAGCCACACACATAAAGACACATTTTAGCAAAGTCGCTGCAAAAACAGGTGGCTATAAAAAGAATTCTATGATGTAACCTGCAGCACTGAAATCCTCAAAAGGTTCTCCATGGGAAAAAAGTCACTTCTGAAAAGCAGAGGAAGGACTTTCTGTGACCTTAAAACAAACCCTTTTCATAGTGTCAATATACTGTAAATGGCCAACTTGTCCATTAGACGACGATTTGGGAAAAGGCCCTCTAGCCAGTTGTTCCAATACATTTTACAGAACATGACAAATCACGACAAAACAGTCATTTTCTCTGTGGCAAGTGTTCCAAATACATACTGAAAGCATATAACAcaatgctttgtttgtttgtttatttatttatttctatcccacttttctcccatttaAAAACCCTGTTTAAAAATTCAATTCCTATGGAGGATTTTCAGGCTTCTTTCCAATACCTTTGGAAAAAATATGTTAACACCAGAGGATACAGGGTCCCAGAAATAAAGGCGAAATTGATCCCCCTGTCATTTCTCCTATTAATTATAGATGCACTCCCTCCCTGCCATGATCTGCCCATTTAGTAGCATTTCTCTAAAACTACAAGGTGAATCAACTTGAAGTTTTCTGAAGGCTGTCATGCAATTCCAAGGCATCTAAACATCCTGCAATACTTACATCATCTACCTTGGGCTCTGTTACTGGCACCCATTTGTAAATCCTGAGAGACGTGTCACCAACTGTCACCCACTTCTTCTCCCTGGAAAAAAGACAAGACAAGAAATATTAATTCAAAACAGCATGCCCTAAGAAGAACTGCACAGTTACATATATTATGggtaaacaacaacaagctaTTCAAAATGCATGCACACTTTCCACTGAATGGAAAAACATACCAAGACATGTACAATTATCTGTATGCAACACAAAAGACACATTATCTGTGTTAGCAGTAAGCACTTTCACCATTCTGAGGCTTCTTGTCAGCACAACACAAGTTGGGGGTTACATAGGGGAAGAAGGCAGAAAAGACAAAGAATTCTATCAATCCGAAACAATAAGATTTGTTCACATTTTTGTGTAATTTagccacactttttaaaaaacagtatatCTGTAATTCAAAAAGAAACTTCACCACACCAATACATTTTAGAGATTCTCAAAACCAAtactaaaaatgtttaaaatgaaacCACAACTAGTGATAGCTATGTATTTTCTATTTCACATAAGGTCTGGTCCATCTAAGTCAAGAATTCCCAAAGAAAGGAGTATTACAGCCTCTTACGCAAAGCTTCACTAGCCAACAGCAGGAAAATGACAAACAACAGGTGATGCCCAGGTACCATTTCCGTAATAGAAAACTTTGCAGATTAGGAAGCCTTTGCTTGTTTGTTGAGCTCATGGATGCTTAACACAACCAGCTTACACAACAAATCATAACTTGTTCATTTGGACAAAACAACAGACCATGGTCCACCCCTCACCAGGTCAGAAAGCTTGGAAGGATTTGCATGTGAGTAAAAAAAGGGTGTACATCCAAGTAACAACAAACTATTGTATTTCTGGCAACACCACACACATGCATATGCATTAGCAGCCTAAGGCAGATGGTAACTGGGGCCACACTATCCACAGCAAGCATGAACTACAAGAACACAAAGGAAGCAGAAACAGAAAAGGGACAAAGCAAATTCCTCCCAGTAGGTCTCATTTCTCCTGCAGACTTTAATCTGTAGCAAAGGATGTGTGAGATTTGGATGAATTTTAAAGATAATAATGGCAAGATatacatgtaacaaaatttgaaaacatttctgttcctggtttgaaagtgttatttcctgtttaattgtctgttatgtactttgaaaatagtcgttatactccagaaacatcatttttgtggctgtcattTTTAACCTTTTAATGTGCCATTTTTAACCTATCCTATGGAATTTCAACTTTTTTTgccatttaataaacttttcccatgtttttatgatagaaccaattaggaaaaagACATTTATAACCCCAGGAACAATCATTGTGTTGCACAGTGTtattacttttgcatttcttcAATACAACAAAGCTTCTTTGCTTTCATGGGGGCTCGCTTGGAAGACTTGCAGTGAGGCTTCTGTAGCTGGATTGCTCCCCTTACCACTAATTATTCATCACTGGTCCATAGCTAA encodes:
- the BCL7A gene encoding B-cell CLL/lymphoma 7 protein family member A yields the protein MSGRSVRAETRSRAKDDIKRVMAAIEKVRKWEKKWVTVGDTSLRIYKWVPVTEPKVDDKTKNKKKGKDEKCGSEVTTPENSSSPGMMDMHDDNSNQSSIADVSPIKQENSSNSSPAPEQNSTGQAEGTGAKSDDTQGDAKEEPGSEDASDEQTSQSSMENSINSSEKVETEPLAENDITTEASKNSQDSEGAPPSKKMKVEASSQQNVDEI